The following proteins are co-located in the Flavobacterium sp. CECT 9288 genome:
- a CDS encoding serine hydrolase, producing MKFPKKTNILHIILLLFILSSCEKEKKKVELRDDQLPKTTLPIMKPLLQKEPPLEALYVNQKKAQIDSFYKKNWPNNTANGSFLVAKNGQIIFEKYEGFSNFSDKSLINANTPLHIASVSKVITATAILKLVNAKRITLDQKVNTLLTEFPYPDVTIRTLLNHRSGMRNYAYFTDRDESVWDRKNILTNQDILTLLATKNIELENKTDTRFSYCNTNYAILALIIEKVTQKTYKDAMAALIFKPLDMKNTYVFDYEKDKNTAVTSYKGNKVEIGKDYLDAIYGDKNIYSTPRDLLKFDRARSSSQFLNPSLLKEVYKGYSNERKGTKNYGLGIRMINWDTGQNFYFHNGWWHGNTSSYITLKEEGVTIIALSNKFTRKTYNVRKLAVLFGDYPFKFEVD from the coding sequence ATGAAATTTCCAAAAAAAACAAATATACTACATATTATACTGCTCCTATTCATTTTAAGCTCTTGCGAAAAGGAGAAAAAGAAAGTAGAACTTAGAGATGATCAACTTCCTAAAACTACTTTGCCTATAATGAAACCTTTATTGCAAAAAGAACCACCACTGGAGGCACTATATGTAAACCAAAAAAAAGCACAAATAGATTCATTTTACAAAAAAAACTGGCCTAATAATACTGCTAATGGGAGTTTTTTGGTGGCTAAAAATGGTCAAATCATTTTTGAGAAGTACGAAGGTTTTTCCAACTTTAGTGATAAATCATTAATAAATGCTAACACACCATTACATATAGCCTCAGTGAGTAAAGTGATTACGGCAACTGCTATCTTAAAATTAGTAAATGCTAAAAGAATTACATTAGACCAAAAGGTAAATACGCTCTTAACAGAATTTCCATATCCTGATGTAACTATAAGAACGCTGCTTAACCACCGCAGCGGAATGCGTAACTATGCCTATTTTACAGATAGAGATGAAAGTGTTTGGGACAGAAAAAATATTTTAACAAATCAAGATATTCTGACTTTACTTGCCACTAAAAATATCGAATTAGAAAATAAAACAGATACCCGATTTAGTTACTGTAATACTAATTATGCCATTCTTGCTTTAATAATAGAAAAAGTAACCCAGAAAACATATAAAGATGCTATGGCGGCGCTCATATTTAAACCTCTTGATATGAAAAACACTTATGTTTTTGATTACGAAAAAGACAAAAATACAGCGGTTACATCTTATAAAGGAAATAAAGTCGAAATAGGCAAGGATTATTTAGATGCTATTTATGGTGATAAAAACATATACTCAACTCCTAGAGATTTATTAAAATTTGACCGTGCTCGTAGTAGTTCTCAATTCTTAAATCCGTCGTTATTAAAGGAAGTCTACAAAGGATATAGCAATGAGAGAAAAGGGACAAAAAATTACGGTCTTGGTATTAGAATGATCAACTGGGATACGGGACAAAACTTTTATTTTCACAATGGTTGGTGGCATGGTAATACCTCATCCTACATTACCTTAAAAGAGGAAGGCGTTACCATTATAGCATTGTCTAATAAATTTACAAGAAAAACCTACAATGTGAGAAAGCTGGCCGTTCTTTTTGGGGACTATCCATTTAAGTTTGAAGTAGATTAA
- a CDS encoding NAD(P)-dependent oxidoreductase: MKFGIIKERKNPPDRRVIFSPNAIKQIIATYEGVSVEVESSDCRVFNDSQYEDEGISVIEDVSDCDFLFGVKEVPVGNLIPNKSYFFFSHTIKKQPYNRKLLQAILEKNIDLYDYETIVDASNKRLIGFGRYAGIVGAYNSIRAFGLKFELFKLPKAETLAGKEALIMHLKRVVLPPIKFVVTGTGKVGNGIKEVLDAIKIKEVSVENYLTKKYTQPVYTQIDVLDYNIRKDKSINDFNDFYNNPQLYESNFERFSKVSDIYIAGHFHANEAPVILSRAMLQATDCAIKIVGDVSCDVNGPVACTLRASTIEEPLYGYLPSEDKEVELFHPAAIVVMAVDNLPCELPKDASEGFGEMFIAQVMPAFFNQDKDGILLRSKITENGKLTKRFSYLQDFVDGK, from the coding sequence ATGAAATTCGGAATTATAAAAGAAAGAAAAAACCCTCCTGATCGTAGAGTTATTTTTTCACCAAATGCCATTAAACAAATTATTGCTACTTATGAAGGAGTGTCAGTAGAGGTTGAGTCATCAGATTGTAGGGTTTTTAATGATTCACAATATGAAGATGAAGGAATTTCTGTAATTGAGGACGTAAGTGATTGTGATTTTCTTTTTGGAGTTAAAGAAGTTCCTGTTGGAAATTTAATTCCTAATAAATCCTATTTCTTTTTTTCGCATACCATTAAGAAACAACCATATAATAGAAAGTTATTACAAGCCATTTTAGAAAAAAACATAGATTTATATGATTATGAAACTATAGTTGACGCATCTAATAAAAGGCTTATTGGTTTTGGGAGATATGCTGGTATCGTGGGGGCTTACAATAGTATTAGAGCATTTGGTTTAAAATTTGAATTGTTTAAGTTGCCTAAAGCAGAGACATTAGCAGGAAAAGAAGCTTTAATTATGCATCTTAAACGTGTTGTGTTGCCTCCTATAAAATTTGTGGTTACTGGTACGGGTAAAGTTGGGAACGGTATCAAGGAGGTTTTAGATGCTATAAAAATTAAAGAAGTATCCGTTGAAAATTATTTAACTAAAAAGTATACGCAACCTGTTTATACACAAATTGATGTCTTAGATTACAATATTAGAAAGGATAAATCTATAAACGATTTTAATGATTTTTACAATAATCCTCAATTGTACGAGTCTAATTTTGAGCGTTTTTCAAAAGTTTCGGATATTTATATAGCAGGGCATTTTCATGCAAATGAAGCGCCAGTAATTTTATCAAGAGCAATGTTACAAGCTACAGATTGTGCTATTAAAATTGTAGGAGATGTGTCGTGTGATGTAAATGGTCCAGTTGCCTGTACCCTGAGAGCATCTACTATTGAAGAGCCATTGTATGGTTATTTACCCAGTGAAGATAAGGAAGTTGAATTATTTCACCCTGCTGCAATTGTAGTAATGGCTGTTGATAATTTACCTTGTGAATTACCCAAAGATGCGAGCGAAGGTTTTGGTGAAATGTTTATTGCTCAAGTAATGCCTGCTTTTTTTAATCAAGATAAAGATGGTATTTTACTAAGATCTAAAATTACTGAAAACGGAAAGTTAACAAAACGATTTAGTTATTTACAAGATTTTGTAGATGGTAAATAA
- the fumC gene encoding class II fumarate hydratase, producing MKYRIEKDTLGEVRVPIDKYWGAQTERSRNNFQIGEPASMPKEIIYGFAYLKKAAAYTNCDLKILSEEKRDCIALVCNEILEGKLNDQFPLVIWQTGSGTQSNMNVNEVIANKAQILKGLEIGKNQFINANDDVNKSQSSNDTFPTAMHIAAYKIIVESTIPNIEKLRDTLHKKAIEFNNVVKIGRTHMMDATPITLGQEISGYVAQLSYGLKALKNSLPHLSEIALGGTAVGTGLNAPKGYAVKVAQYIAEFTGHPFITAENKFEALAAHDAIVESHGALKQLAVSLNKIANDIRMLSSGPRSGINEILIPENEPGSSIMPGKINPTQCEALTMVCAQVIGNDVAITVGGMQGHYELNVFKPLIASNFLQSARLLGDACLSFDLHCAQGIEPNHTRIKELLDNSLMLVTALNPKIGYYKSAEIAQSAHKNGTTLKYEAERLGYVTPEDFDNWVQPNDMV from the coding sequence ATGAAGTATAGAATAGAAAAAGATACATTAGGCGAAGTACGTGTACCAATAGATAAATATTGGGGAGCACAAACAGAACGTTCTAGAAATAACTTCCAAATTGGTGAACCAGCATCTATGCCAAAAGAAATCATATATGGTTTTGCATACTTAAAAAAAGCGGCTGCATACACCAATTGTGATTTAAAAATTCTATCAGAGGAAAAACGAGATTGCATTGCTCTGGTTTGTAATGAAATTTTAGAGGGAAAGCTTAACGATCAGTTTCCACTAGTCATTTGGCAAACTGGGTCAGGAACTCAAAGCAATATGAATGTAAATGAAGTTATTGCAAATAAAGCTCAAATTCTTAAAGGTTTAGAAATAGGTAAAAATCAATTTATTAATGCAAATGATGACGTAAATAAATCACAATCATCAAACGATACATTTCCAACGGCAATGCACATTGCTGCCTACAAAATAATAGTTGAAAGTACTATTCCAAATATTGAAAAATTAAGAGATACACTACATAAAAAAGCAATTGAATTTAATAATGTTGTAAAAATAGGTCGTACACACATGATGGATGCTACGCCTATAACACTAGGACAAGAAATATCAGGATATGTAGCCCAATTGAGTTATGGTTTGAAAGCTTTAAAAAATTCACTACCACATTTATCTGAAATAGCACTTGGAGGGACTGCTGTAGGAACTGGTCTAAATGCTCCAAAAGGATATGCTGTGAAAGTTGCTCAATACATTGCTGAATTTACCGGACACCCATTTATTACTGCCGAAAATAAGTTTGAAGCCTTAGCTGCTCATGACGCTATTGTTGAGAGTCATGGCGCTTTAAAACAATTGGCCGTTTCTCTAAATAAAATTGCAAATGATATCCGCATGCTGTCCTCTGGACCACGATCTGGAATTAATGAAATCCTCATTCCTGAAAACGAACCAGGTTCATCTATAATGCCTGGCAAAATAAATCCAACGCAATGTGAAGCATTGACCATGGTATGCGCACAAGTAATAGGAAATGATGTCGCAATTACTGTAGGTGGAATGCAAGGACATTATGAATTGAATGTATTTAAACCACTTATAGCATCCAATTTTTTACAATCAGCAAGACTTCTTGGTGATGCATGCTTGTCATTTGATCTTCATTGTGCCCAAGGAATAGAACCAAATCATACTAGAATTAAAGAGCTACTGGATAACTCATTAATGTTAGTAACTGCCTTGAACCCCAAAATAGGATATTACAAATCAGCAGAAATTGCTCAATCCGCTCATAAAAATGGTACCACATTAAAATACGAAGCAGAACGTCTTGGATATGTAACACCAGAGGATTTTGATAATTGGGTACAACCTAATGATATGGTATAA
- a CDS encoding IS3 family transposase (programmed frameshift), whose product MSISESRPEKRSQRDYNLGFKLAVISQVEKGELTYKQAQKKYGIQGRSTVLVWLRKFGTLDWSKPNLLFMAKSKETPAQSIKRLEKELADEKLKNAVLNTMIDISDNQYGTQIRKKFSPKPIRRIQQEQGVSMSRTCRLFGISRQAIYQQEARCLEREIELLIVRQLVEKQRRVMPRLGTRKLYFLLEQSFVENGIKIGRDAFFAYLKREQMLVKPMKNYTKTTFSKHWLRKYPNLFKDIVINRTEQVFVSDITYVKSSQRTHYLSLVTDVFSRKIVGYHLSDDMSAENVVKALRMAIKNRKTNLQLIHHSDRGLQYCSQIYQNELNKNNIITSMTDGYDCYQNALAERINGILKQEFLIYKCKSANELNQLIRESVECYNTTRPHLSLNMKTPNFVYEKTSENKFTGFN is encoded by the exons ATGAGTATATCAGAAAGCAGACCAGAAAAACGTAGTCAGCGCGATTATAATTTGGGCTTTAAATTAGCTGTTATTTCGCAAGTAGAAAAAGGCGAACTTACATATAAGCAAGCTCAAAAGAAGTATGGAATTCAAGGCAGAAGCACTGTTTTGGTTTGGTTAAGAAAATTTGGTACTTTAGATTGGAGTAAACCCAACCTATTGTTCATGGCTAAATCTAAAGAAACTCCAGCTCAAAGCATTAAAAGATTAGAGAAAGAATTAGCTGATGAGAAGCTAAAAAATGCTGTCCTTAACACCATGATTGATATTTCAGACAATCAATATGGTACTCAAATTAGAAAAAAGTTTTCTCCCAAAC CCATCCGACGCATCCAACAAGAACAAGGTGTAAGTATGTCTAGAACTTGTAGATTGTTTGGGATAAGCCGACAAGCTATTTATCAGCAGGAAGCACGTTGTCTAGAACGAGAGATAGAATTGTTAATAGTAAGGCAACTCGTTGAAAAACAAAGAAGAGTAATGCCTCGTTTAGGTACAAGAAAACTTTATTTTTTACTAGAACAATCTTTTGTTGAAAATGGAATTAAAATCGGAAGAGATGCATTTTTTGCTTATTTAAAAAGAGAACAAATGCTTGTTAAGCCAATGAAAAATTACACCAAAACCACCTTTTCTAAACACTGGTTACGAAAGTATCCAAATTTATTTAAAGATATTGTCATCAACAGAACGGAACAAGTTTTTGTTAGCGATATAACTTATGTCAAATCCAGTCAAAGAACACATTATCTATCATTGGTTACTGATGTTTTTAGCAGAAAAATAGTTGGTTATCATTTAAGTGATGATATGAGTGCAGAAAACGTGGTTAAGGCCTTGAGAATGGCTATTAAAAACAGAAAAACAAACCTTCAATTAATACATCATTCAGACAGAGGTCTACAATATTGCTCTCAAATTTATCAAAATGAATTAAACAAAAACAACATTATTACTTCTATGACTGATGGTTATGATTGTTATCAAAATGCTCTGGCAGAAAGGATAAATGGTATTTTAAAACAGGAATTCCTCATTTATAAATGTAAATCAGCTAATGAACTTAATCAGTTAATTAGGGAATCGGTAGAGTGTTATAATACTACAAGACCTCATTTGAGTTTAAATATGAAAACACCTAACTTTGTATATGAAAAAACCAGTGAGAACAAATTCACTGGTTTTAATTAA
- a CDS encoding ArsC/Spx/MgsR family protein, protein MIQIYHNPRCGKSRACLAQIKTTNKEFEIKLYLLHALSIDELTTIVSKLNIKPMDLVRTKEKLWIENFKNKILNDQEILKIIAENPILMQRPIVIDGEKAIIGRDSESVEKFLK, encoded by the coding sequence AATCTATCACAATCCACGTTGCGGAAAATCAAGAGCATGTTTGGCACAAATCAAAACTACTAATAAAGAATTTGAAATAAAACTCTACTTGCTTCACGCCTTATCTATTGACGAATTAACAACAATTGTAAGCAAACTAAACATAAAACCAATGGATTTAGTACGCACTAAAGAAAAACTTTGGATAGAAAACTTTAAAAACAAAATCTTAAATGATCAAGAAATATTAAAGATTATTGCCGAAAATCCAATTTTAATGCAAAGACCAATTGTAATTGATGGTGAAAAAGCAATAATAGGAAGAGATTCTGAATCTGTAGAGAAATTTTTGAAATAG
- a CDS encoding outer membrane beta-barrel family protein, translating to MKLIKPFLILAFFLIAITGFAQPGGGIPKIKITGKVIEKISKQPLEYATITFSLPNNPKPVAGGITNATGDFDVEVKPGTYDIKIEFISFKGNDIKQKNLTKSINLGVIGLEEDAAQLNEVIVRAEKTTVEIKLDKKVYNVGSDLMVKGGTVSDVLDNIPSVSVDVEGNVSLRGNDNVRVLIDGRPSNAINISEALRLIPADAIEKVEVITNPSARYDAEGGGGLLNIILKKGKNQGLNGTIIASTGYPENYGLSGTLNYKSKNFNLFTTQGYNDRNNPGNAFTNTDYLNDNNEVTNAVNESRENDRFSKGYNGNFGMEWYLSETASWTNSINYRKSNGNNIDNVFQDYINADRSFDYRRTRINLENSDSENVEFATNYIKKFKKDGHKLTVDGSFSISDEFNDALITDNRSNSNTTQLDITRNNQSQNRNLVQLDYVLPFGKSSQFEAGYRGEFLELLTDFRVDNNGVINNNFTNTLEYKEKVNALYTQYGFKKSKFSALFGLRFEDSNININQLATNDFNTKKYNNFFPSAFFTYEISDASSASVSYSRRIQRPRGRMLNPFSNLSSNINIFVGNPDLDPAFTDAIDFGYIRRWEKLTFNTSLYVNKTTDVFQFARRESGDFVNGIPITISSPINLATEYRAGFEFTLNYSPYKWWKLNGNFNFFRNETQGINEYTNFKNEKVTQDFNNIATSWFTRITSKITLPYKIDWQTNATYNGPQNNAQGRSLGVFAANLAFSKDVMKDKGTVSFNVSDVFNSRKRIMETFLPQFANSYSEMQWRVRQINVSFTYRFNKPKNEREKPTRKMQNDNEGDYQG from the coding sequence ATGAAATTAATCAAACCTTTTTTAATTCTTGCCTTTTTTTTAATAGCAATAACAGGATTTGCGCAACCCGGTGGAGGAATTCCTAAAATTAAAATAACTGGAAAAGTTATTGAAAAAATAAGCAAACAACCATTAGAGTATGCAACCATCACTTTTTCATTACCTAATAATCCAAAACCCGTAGCCGGAGGAATTACAAATGCAACTGGAGATTTTGATGTTGAAGTAAAACCAGGTACGTATGATATCAAAATTGAGTTTATCTCTTTTAAAGGAAATGATATCAAACAAAAAAACTTAACTAAGAGTATTAATCTTGGAGTAATAGGCTTAGAAGAAGATGCGGCACAATTGAATGAAGTTATTGTAAGAGCAGAGAAAACTACCGTTGAAATAAAACTTGATAAAAAAGTTTACAATGTTGGTAGTGATCTTATGGTAAAAGGTGGAACCGTAAGTGATGTATTAGATAACATCCCGTCAGTGTCTGTAGACGTTGAAGGAAATGTGAGTTTAAGAGGAAATGACAACGTAAGAGTTTTAATTGATGGTAGACCCTCAAACGCAATTAATATCTCTGAAGCATTACGACTAATTCCAGCTGATGCCATTGAAAAAGTAGAAGTAATCACAAATCCATCTGCACGATATGATGCGGAAGGTGGTGGAGGTTTACTAAACATTATCCTTAAAAAAGGAAAAAATCAAGGTTTGAATGGAACTATAATTGCGTCTACTGGTTATCCTGAAAATTATGGTTTGAGTGGAACCTTAAACTACAAATCAAAAAACTTTAATCTTTTTACAACTCAAGGTTACAATGATCGTAACAATCCAGGAAATGCTTTTACCAATACTGATTATCTAAATGATAATAATGAAGTTACTAATGCCGTAAATGAATCTCGTGAAAATGACCGATTCAGCAAAGGATACAACGGTAATTTTGGAATGGAATGGTATTTAAGTGAAACCGCTTCATGGACCAACAGTATTAATTATAGAAAAAGTAACGGTAACAATATTGACAACGTTTTTCAAGATTACATTAATGCTGATCGCAGTTTTGATTATAGAAGAACGCGTATCAATTTAGAAAATAGCGACAGTGAGAATGTTGAATTTGCTACAAATTATATCAAGAAATTCAAAAAAGATGGTCACAAACTTACAGTTGATGGATCTTTTTCTATTAGCGATGAATTTAATGATGCATTAATTACTGATAATCGTAGCAATTCTAATACGACACAACTAGATATTACCCGTAACAATCAGTCACAAAACCGTAATTTAGTTCAGCTAGATTATGTACTTCCTTTTGGTAAATCAAGTCAATTTGAAGCCGGATACCGTGGAGAATTCTTAGAACTACTAACAGATTTTAGAGTTGACAATAATGGTGTAATTAATAATAATTTTACAAACACATTAGAATACAAAGAGAAGGTAAATGCCTTATACACGCAATATGGTTTTAAAAAATCAAAATTTTCAGCACTTTTTGGTTTGCGTTTTGAAGATTCAAATATCAATATCAATCAACTTGCTACTAACGATTTTAATACTAAAAAGTACAATAACTTTTTCCCGAGTGCTTTCTTTACTTATGAAATCTCTGATGCAAGTAGTGCCTCAGTAAGCTATAGTCGAAGAATACAAAGACCAAGAGGAAGAATGTTAAACCCATTCAGCAACTTATCTAGTAACATCAACATCTTTGTGGGTAATCCAGATTTAGATCCTGCTTTTACAGATGCTATTGATTTTGGATACATCAGAAGATGGGAAAAACTAACTTTTAACACATCTTTATATGTAAACAAAACAACTGATGTTTTTCAATTTGCTAGAAGAGAATCTGGAGATTTTGTAAATGGAATTCCTATTACAATTAGCTCGCCTATTAATTTAGCTACAGAATACAGAGCTGGTTTTGAATTCACACTTAACTATTCTCCTTACAAATGGTGGAAATTGAACGGTAACTTTAATTTCTTTAGAAATGAAACGCAAGGAATAAACGAGTACACCAATTTTAAAAACGAAAAAGTAACACAAGATTTTAATAACATTGCTACTTCTTGGTTTACCAGAATCACCTCAAAAATAACGTTGCCATACAAAATTGACTGGCAAACAAATGCCACATATAATGGTCCTCAAAATAACGCACAAGGAAGAAGTTTGGGTGTATTTGCAGCAAACTTAGCATTTAGTAAAGATGTAATGAAAGATAAAGGAACTGTATCCTTTAACGTAAGTGACGTTTTTAATTCTAGAAAAAGAATCATGGAAACTTTCCTGCCTCAATTTGCAAATTCTTACAGCGAAATGCAGTGGAGAGTGAGACAGATTAACGTATCATTTACATATCGTTTTAACAAACCTAAAAACGAAAGAGAAAAACCAACTCGTAAAATGCAAAATGATAACGAAGGAGATTATCAAGGATAA
- a CDS encoding tetratricopeptide repeat protein: MKKNFTLVLILSFIFAGYAQKEQIKEAQLQFKNGNSQGALSILKKSQYLINNAIADDKSEFYKLKAEIYKSLADQKIDPAANLSSAVATYKELIDEEDRIETYKYSVKAREAIKLIKDEVQGSAIADLKVNNYSEGAKKMYSLYEIDKKDTLNLYLSTSYFMKVNDYESALRNYKELNKLNYTGRVMEYYAVNKKSKVEELYLTAADRDTNVKAGIAENPRNVMAASKKSEILLNMGFIYREKKDLAAAENCYKQLIAYNPNSVDGYLEMAYLSLDKKKVISEQMSVLGTSKEEMLAYDNLKVKMDDIVKGAIKYLEKANALQPSDKTVSDLLLKLYRSMDLIAEYNALKARTN; the protein is encoded by the coding sequence ATGAAAAAGAACTTTACTTTAGTATTAATTTTATCCTTCATTTTTGCTGGATATGCCCAAAAAGAACAAATCAAAGAGGCACAACTACAGTTTAAAAACGGTAATTCTCAGGGAGCATTATCTATTTTAAAAAAATCGCAATATTTAATAAATAATGCTATTGCCGATGATAAATCAGAGTTTTATAAACTAAAAGCTGAAATTTATAAAAGTTTAGCGGATCAAAAAATTGACCCAGCTGCAAACCTTTCATCTGCCGTTGCTACTTACAAGGAATTGATTGATGAGGAAGACCGTATTGAAACCTATAAATACTCTGTAAAAGCCCGCGAAGCGATTAAGTTAATTAAGGATGAGGTTCAAGGTAGTGCTATTGCTGATTTAAAAGTAAACAACTACAGTGAAGGAGCAAAAAAAATGTATTCCTTGTATGAGATAGACAAAAAAGATACCCTTAACTTATACCTTTCGACTTCTTATTTTATGAAGGTAAATGATTATGAGTCTGCCTTACGAAATTATAAAGAGTTAAATAAACTCAATTATACGGGTAGAGTTATGGAATATTATGCTGTTAATAAAAAGTCTAAAGTTGAAGAATTGTATTTAACTGCAGCCGATAGAGACACAAATGTAAAAGCAGGAATTGCTGAAAACCCTAGAAATGTGATGGCTGCTTCTAAGAAAAGTGAGATTCTTTTAAATATGGGTTTTATTTACAGAGAAAAAAAAGATTTAGCAGCAGCTGAAAACTGTTACAAGCAGCTCATTGCTTATAATCCTAATTCAGTTGATGGATATTTAGAAATGGCATATTTAAGTTTAGACAAGAAAAAAGTAATAAGTGAGCAAATGAGTGTATTAGGAACTTCTAAAGAAGAAATGCTTGCCTATGATAATTTAAAAGTTAAAATGGATGATATTGTAAAAGGCGCTATCAAGTATCTAGAAAAAGCTAATGCCTTACAACCTAGTGATAAAACAGTTTCTGATTTGCTATTAAAATTATACCGATCCATGGATTTAATTGCGGAGTATAATGCTTTAAAAGCGAGAACAAATTAG